AGCGTGTTGCTGTGTGTGCAGAGCCGTACGTGCAGGCGTGTACGTGTATTGGTGTGCAGAGGCTCTGTGCGTGCATCCCCGCACGCAGCTCTGTGCACGGGAGCACACGTGTGTCGGTGTGCGCAGGCGCGTGTGttggtgtgtatgtgtgtgcttgCATGTGCAAGCGGATCTCATGCGTGTGGGCAGGGGTGTGCTGCTGCGCACAGGTACTGCGTGCACAAGTGTGTGCGGAGCCTTACGTGCAGGTGCGCTCTGCGTgcgtgggggggtgggtgtgcgcgtgtgtgcacatgcgtgtgcgtgtgtgtgcacttgtgcacgtgtgtgtgcatcaCTACTGAGCTCTGCTGGCTGGAGTAAACCCAGAGCTGCGTGTACGCACGGTTCTTGTGGCTGAACAGGACGCCCAGGGTCGGGCCGGGTGAGCGTCCCCTCTcctgtccccaaccccaccgTGTCGTGCCGATCCCACGGGGCTGCCGGCGGCGCTGCCGGCGTTGTCGTCGTCCCCACCGTGTCCTCCTGGCCACcacggctccggctccggccccaTCCCTCCCAGTTTGCCGTGGccggagcagggcacggcacacTCTCGCCTCGGCAAAGGGACATCCCAGCGTGCGCACGGCCTGGCACCGACGCCGGCACGCACGAGCGTGCCCGCTCCGACGGGCGCACCAGCACCACCGCGTGCGGCATCCGTGGTGGCTGCTGCCGCGCTCGCCGTCTCTGCGCCGGGGCCAAAGGACTCAGCTCTGATTGCACTTGTCCTGAAATAAAGCTCTATTTTTGTCGTACTCCACCCTCGGCTCCCGGGTTCGATCTCCCACCTATCGTGGCAGGAAGGGAGGAACCACCCGGTGTAGggatgggaaactgaggcacagaaataaATGCCTCGGGAAGCCCTAGATCCCCGGGCGAAGCCGGGGCCGCCGTACCCACCATGGTTGGTGTCTCCATACCCCAGCGCAGGGACAGCCGCGGttcagcagccccagggctggcccTGGGACCCTCGTGCAGGACACGGGAGGGACGCGGTGACGGGGAGCGGAGTCACCGGCCGCACGTGTCCGGAGAAGGTCCAGTCCTACTGGGAGCCGGCACCGTCTGCCCGCAGCACGGCTTCGCCCTGCCCCGGGGCAGCGTGACGCTGGGGAGCATCCTGTCCCCCCGCGTCACCCGGCCGGTCCTTCTCCAGCCCTGTGACTCACATCACCCCGCAAGCACAACCTGATCCCTCTGGAAACTCCCAGCTGGCTCCCGCCCTCTTTCCCAAACAGCAATTTTCTTCCACTCAGCAGGGCGGTGAGTTTTGGGGCCGATTCCAGAAGCGTCCTGGGAACGGCTCCTTCCCCAGCGCAGCGCGGCGAAGGAAGGGCAGCTTGCCGGGTCGCCGCGGTGTGCCTACCGCCGGTGCCACCTTCGTTTTCCATAACAGGGAGGGTTGAAAGTCGTTTTGGTTTTCTGGTTCCTTTCAGAAGGCGAGTCCCGGTGCGGTctcagggatggggctgggggaaatTCCCCTCCCAGGCGTTCCCGGGACCTCCCACCCACGCTGTCCCCTGCCAGGGGACGGGAGAACCGGGACCTGCAAACCAGCCCGCCTGCGGCATCACTGGGTCGAGAAGCCCTTCCCTGGGGAACGCCCGTCCGTCCCGGCCCCCCGACTCATTTGCTGGCACTGGGGTCTACCCAGATCCTGCCTGCATCTGCGGCTTTGCCTTGTCCGCCCTGGTTTTAGTGCCTCGTGGTGCTGGCCCCATGCCTCGCTGCTCCGGGGAATGCGGCCGGCCGCTGCCGGGTGTCCCTGTGCAGGCTggtggctggagctgggctgggcacgGGGGTCCCGTGGGCAGCATTtgtgccggggctgggggctttGATGCTGCCCATGAAGGGCCTGGCAGCGGCGGGCAGGCTGGCCTGATGTGGTGATCCTCTCTCCGGGTATTTCAGGCCGTGATCTCAGCCCGGTGGCATCCCTCCGCTCCGGCCATCCCTCTGCTCTGGCCGCGGGAAAGATGGGGTTTCCCATGGGCACGGTGGCAGCCGCCCGTGTGCCGGGTCCGGCACCGCTCCGGCTAAGCCGGAGGAGGGAAAGGCATCCCAGCCCCGGCTGCTTCGTGGGTGGGGGAGCAGACTGGGACACCTCTGCTCCAAGGCAGACGCCTTTCTGGGAAGCAGACCCTGCAGCATGGGGGGAGCAGTGAAGGATGGGGACGTGTGTGTCCCCATGCCTCCGTctcctggcaggcagcagcttcCCAGTCCCTGCTGGGGTCCGGTTCCTCTTGCCAGCCGCGGCTCCCCGGGCCTGGTTTCAGCATGGTGAGGGTACTGGGGTGGATTATCGCCCTGGTCTAAAGGCCACGAATCCGCCTCTGAAGCCCCTGCAGCTCCTGTGCCCCCAAATGTGGGGGCTTTTCCTTGCCCATGCATCTCTCCACAGCCCCTGCCAAGCATCCTCTGGGTTTtcacttctttttaaataacaccCAAAAGCAGGCAGGCTGGGGCACCCCCATGTCAGGGCTCATTAACCCCTGAGATGCCGCTGCCCGGGGTTAACCACGTCGCGGGCACCCAGCACACGCTCCTGATCTTCCCACACAGGCGCTGCTGTCGGGTTTCCGCGCTCCCGATCCTGAAATGCACAGAGGGGACGGGAGATGCACGGAGGGGGTGACAGCTCCGAAGCCAGTGAGCGGTGGCAGCAAGGATGGGTGGCACCTCCACGTGCTTGGTCCCACCGTGCTGGCTGGCAAGAAGCTCCAGGCGAAGCGTGGAAGCCTGAGGTGGGAGAAATAAACGTGTGTCCGATGGGATAGTGTTGTTACGAGATCTGGCCGGACAGTTTCTTCTGGATCTGCCGTTAAACCACTGCTGAAATCTTCCTCTGAGGTGGGGGGGCTGAGCTGTGAGCCGCTGCCCTTGGCAGAGGAGCAGCGTGTCTCCATGCAGGGGGGAGGAGATCCAGGGTGGTTTTACTGCACGCCAGCCGGGTGCCTGGGAGCACCCAGTggaaattttctgtgtttcaggacaGGGGATTAACTGCTGCCCTGGGGGATGTCGGGAGGCTTACTGCATTAGCACAGAGGGACGCGGGAtctgcagctgggaggcagcaaggaCAAACGCTTGCTAAGCCGGGGAGCCTAAGCCAGTAAACGATATCCTTCCCTCGTATGCCGGGACGTGGTCTTAAACCTACCACATCACAGTCCTCAAACGGTGTCAGGGACCATCCTGGCTCTGGAGCTGAAATTATGGCAAAGCCTTTTTTAGGGTAGACattaagaaaaatgcattctcCCTGGCAGGACAGCTTGGCCCAAGGATAGACTACATGAGGAGTGCAATGTCCAGCAGTGGCGAGCAACGTCTGAGGATGCTTGAAGCGGCCCAAGACCAGTTGGAGGCCAGGAGATGGACAGGATGGCCCTTCAGACTCCCTTCCAGCCGCATGTTCTCTGCTTCAGTACCCCAAAAAACCCTCCAGAATTTTCTTTTAACCATTTTGGGGCAGGCTGGCTTTACTGGTGACTTTATTGCTCTCTCTCTGTGGCATGGGCTCACTGCTCTGCTCTCAGAAGGCTGTTGACTGCCTGTAGCTGCGTTTCCAAAAGTTGAAATCACATGagcttaaagacatttttaaagtcaTATACTTTGTTTTTATAACATAACTTTACATCATAAAGTAGGCGTATAAGATACAAACTTTTAAGGTGGTTATAATAGTGTGCTAATTACTGTATGCATAACATAAGATCGCTATATAAAAACTTAAGCGATCCACAGGCTGTTGTGAAACACAGATGGTGCCTTGGTGGCAACCTAAGCCAGAACGAGAGCTTGGTTCAGCAGGTTCGGGTGTGAGGGTGCAGGTGTCTCACCTGGGTTCTAATGGCTGCGAAGCAAAAGGTGTTCAGGAAAGAGCTGGCAGCAGCATCACCACCCCTATACCTCCCCACTTCTCTTGAGAGTTGCGTTCAAACTGAGATGCTCACCCTTGGTGCTATGCTGCAGCCGTGCCCGTGCTTGGCTGTGTACACCGCCGAGCTGGATCTGGCCTCCCACCCAACTTCCCAGCTTGgccttggacctgcctcatcgCCGTGGACTTGCCAGGCGGTCGGGATTCCCACTTCAACGAGCCTCCATCCACTTCCATCCACGCAAAGTCCCTGGTCTCCCCCCCCTCGGACAGCAGGTACCTGTGCCTGGGACCCAGCCAGTGGTGCCCTCCACGGCTGGCACACAAGAGCCAGACGTCTGCAGGACCTGCTAGGGCTGGCGGCATCGTTGTTCTCCGTCGGGGAAGCCTGGTGTTCCACTGGAAAGCTGGAGTAGAGGGGCTGGGGATGACTCTACAGTCACCAGCTGCACCCTTGTCTGGTCAGAGATCCAGTCTGAGAAGCAGCGAGGCCCCAGGTGGTCACACAGCACACGGGGCTCCTCCAAGAGGTCTGCCATGTCTCCGATGCTCTCTGTGATACCTGTGCACCCAACCAGCTCGTTCTGtccttttcctttaatgtttctgttttccaagAGGAACTTCTTACGTGTCCATGAGGAGTCGGGTCTTTGCTCTGCTTCTAGAAAGTGCTTTGGGAGAAAAGCAATACACTCAAAGGAAGGCAAGGCTCTTCGTCACCCACCACAGCTATCGCTTGAGCTGCTTTGAGACCTGCAGAGAGGTAGTTTGCCAGGTTGCTCTTTGTGGGTGTGGAGGAGCACTCCCAAAGTGCCATTGGtaggatagaatcatagaatcacagaatcatttaggttggaaaagacctttaggatcatcgagtccaaccgttaacctaacactgccaggtccaccactaaaccatgtccctaagcaccacatctacatgtcttttaaataactccagggatggtgactcaaccacttccctgggcagcctgttccaatgcctgacaacccttttggtgaagaaattttcctaatatccaatctaaaccacccctggcgcaacttgaggccatttcctctagtcctatcgcttgttacctgggaaaagagaccgacacccaccttgCTATAACCCCTCCAACCAACTGGGGCTGTAGGACCCCCTCATGCTGACCCAGGGGCTGTGGgacccctcacacacacacatgccagCCTGGGGCCCCCGACTCCCGCCTGAACCGGGTCTGTTATTGCCACTCAGgacagagctgctggagctgaaaACTTCATGCTGTGATAAACCAGAATTAATACACGGTTTGCTGCTGAGCGATGTCAAAGTGTGCCCAGATCAGGCTTCTAGTTCATAACGACATGATGACCTCGCCTCAATGATTCAAACTGACAGCAGGCTTCCTCTTATTGCTCCCACCTTGACTTCCCAGCCCACCAGGAGTAAATGGGGTTCTTTCTGAGCAGCGAGCAGCTCACCCAAATAACCACGGACCTCCCAAGGCACCTTCTGAAGAAGGGTTGGGGCAATcaggtgggggaagagaaagggtCAGATAGTGGAAAGCAGGACATCCTTGGGTCTCTCCCAACCGGGGCTGCTGGAGTCTGCGTTGTTGCGCAGCAGATGACTGGACTTAGGGTTGCTGTCTCAAAATGCAAAGTCATATCCCAGTTAGGAAAAACAAACGTTGGTAAAACTCCAAATATCCTGACTCACAGCTAGTTTCTGTCCTGTTTTAGGAGCACAGTTTGTGCTGGAATAAAACAACACTCTCTAAACACGTGATGGTGTCAGAGTTACTGTCAGGACCCTCATACGAATTAAGTGTGAAAACTAACTGCATAGTTTAAACTGGCTTGATTTTATTTATAGTAAACCCCACTACTTGCTGGTTGTATTGCCAATCCCCTGTACTTTCAGCGGCAGAGACTTCATGTCCCAACCCCCTTAGAAGAGAATAGTTTATTTTCAACGCTCCGGCATGGATCTGGAAGAACTGCCGTTGGCTTTCCCTCGGTTTCTTGCCAAGAGGTCACAACAGCTCATCTCTACTCAGAGCAGCAGCATTACTCTTACTTCATTTTCATAAACATCGGGTATCATCCGTGACAGAGAACTGACCGTTTGGAGCCTGTCGACACCAAAGAGTTTGTACTCATAGTAAATGAGCTGCTGCCAGAAGCCGTTGTTGGGACGTATGATGGGACGGCAAGACTCGACCCAGGCGTGGGCGCCTGCCAGGGATGCGGAGTGGTGCTTCAGGAGACAGGCCAAGCAGACGGTGGGGACCTGCTCACCCCAGCAGTGCAGTGCAGCAGTGTCCAGCCCCCACGTGTCCCCAGCGCTGTGGATTTTAGCTGCCATGGAGTCGAAGCACCTGGAGATGCGGGCGGCGGGGCCATCCATCACAGGGATGCGCAGGTACTCGACGTCGGGACAGAGGGTGTTCACCGCCTCCAGGGTTGTGGATGACCGTGCTGGTGCGGTGGCTGAAGAGCAGGAGGTGGCTGTTGGTGGCCACCGTGTCACCGAGGTAGAGGATGGAGGCGAtctggggtgctggggcagggctccCAGAGCCACTGCCGTTGGGGTGCGCTGGTTGTGCCTAGAAATACCTGTAGAAATAcacccagccctgtccccccgCCGCGTGCCAGCCTGCCGGGCCCCACTGCCCGGCAGCTCCGGGGGGGTCAGGGCCGAGCCCCCCATGGCAACCACCGATGCGCACGCAACGACGATGGCCATGGAGGAGCAGGGCGGCACGCAGCCTCGCCTCACCTTCTTCCCACCGCCCCAGAGCCGGCAGCTCAGCGGGCCCCGGTGCGGGGTCGGGGGAACCCTCACACCGTCCTGGGGCTGCGGGACCCTCACAATGGCTGGGGGACCCCTCACAGCAGGCTGGGGTTGGGGGGCTCGTCACGCcatcctggggctgggggacatcTTACGTGGGTTGGGGCTGTGGGAACAGGTCGGTGGGGGGGGCTCGGCACCCCCCTGCACCCTGCTGTGTGTGACACGAAGCCCCCTCTCACccggagcagctctgcagacttGGACCTCGACCCGGACAGCCATGTGCCCGACAGCTCCCTGCCCAACTCCGCCAGCCGCGCCGGCCGccatgccctgctgctgctggagaagaagGTGAAGGTCTCCACTCCCCTCTTGACTCCACCAGCACTGCCCCCCGGGATGGGGTTCACGGCCCCCTCCGGCACAAGGGGAGGGTTTGTTCTGCCTTTGGCTGCTGGTGGATGTGTcttggaaaaggagagggagatccCCCTCCTCTGAAGAGGTTGGCAGCAAGAGCCGCAGGTGACACGAGGCTGGAGGAACGGCTTGTGCAAATGCTCGGGTCTCAGTTCCTCAGAGTCCTTAAATCGTTGCTTAAGTCCTCAGTCCTTGGGTCTTCATTCTGCTGGATCAGGACGTGGGTGCCAAGGCTCTCTTCAGAGGAGCGGGAAGCAAATGGTTGCGGGACGGGCAGCTATCAGTTCTTGGGCCACCTTCCACATGAATGGCTGCACCTCCATCCTGACCTCAGGACACAGCTGCCATATCCTATCTGCAGGTCAACTGTGTTTTGGAAAGATAAGCTACAGGCGTCGTCGGCCATGGACTTAACCTGGACTTAGATGTCGTTCCTACGATATCTAGGGAGACCAAGGGTAAATTATCAGAAATGGGTGAAGCGCTGACGTGTGACTTCCCAGCAGGGAGGGAACTAGGCAAAGGTTTTGCAACACTTAGCAGCCCAATCCCCCCTTTAGTGCTTCTCACTTTGAGTCCAGCAGTAACGGGTTAATTCGCAATAGCAGGTGAGATAGTCTCTCCTGCGGGAACGCGCGGAATGCCGGATTGAGTCTAT
Above is a genomic segment from Harpia harpyja isolate bHarHar1 chromosome 9, bHarHar1 primary haplotype, whole genome shotgun sequence containing:
- the LOC128146555 gene encoding uncharacterized protein LOC128146555, with the protein product MAMEEQGGTQPRLTFFPPPQSRQLSGPRCGVGGTLTPSWGCGTLTMAGGPLTAGWGRWGGLGTPLHPAVCDTKPPLTRSSSADLDLDPDSHVPDSSLPNSASRAGRHALLLLEKKVKHFEEAKKKTERFHKHLQQQFLKEQERKMVRRKKASERFEKSLEVFSRGSGKSPVPPAGGLSASEVTPLEHAAATDREGTKRHV
- the DUSP18 gene encoding LOW QUALITY PROTEIN: dual specificity protein phosphatase 18 (The sequence of the model RefSeq protein was modified relative to this genomic sequence to represent the inferred CDS: inserted 3 bases in 2 codons; deleted 1 base in 1 codon), which gives rise to MGGSALTPPELPGTPQIASILYLGDTVATNSHLLLFSHRTSTVIHXTLEAVNTLCPDVEYLRIPVMDGPAARISRCFDSMAAKIHSLGTRGGWTLLHCTAGVSRSXTVCLACLLKHHSASLAGAHAWVESCRPIIRPNNGFWQQLIYYEYKLFGVDRLQTVSSLSRMIPDVYENEVRVMLLL